In the genome of Balneola sp., one region contains:
- a CDS encoding glycosyl hydrolase, giving the protein MAEIQDLEFYTRKAICYSGFREGQSPDTGVFPTYEEIKEDLMILHGHWKYLRLYDCDLHSERVLEVIKKENLDFKVMMGAYIAAEVSNPNCPWGGMYSDEELEQNKAWNEGRIQKLISLANEYPEIIFSLSVGNEATVEWTDHMVPVDRVIHFVERVKQETSQPVTFCENYLTWLHKLESLVEVVDFISIHTYPVWEYKSIDESMAYTKENYYSVVNKYPHKEVVITEAGWTTKSNGRGIEPHNVNEEFQKKYYEDLIRWSYKEDVLTFVFEAFDEPWKGSPEPLEPEKHWGLFKVDRTPKLVLQEYF; this is encoded by the coding sequence ATGGCGGAAATACAAGACTTGGAGTTTTATACCAGGAAGGCAATATGCTATTCCGGATTTAGAGAAGGGCAAAGCCCGGATACTGGGGTTTTTCCTACTTATGAAGAGATCAAAGAAGACCTGATGATCCTTCATGGGCATTGGAAATATCTTCGTTTATATGATTGTGATCTTCATTCAGAAAGGGTTCTTGAGGTGATAAAGAAAGAGAATCTTGATTTCAAGGTGATGATGGGAGCTTATATCGCGGCCGAAGTAAGTAATCCAAATTGCCCCTGGGGAGGTATGTATTCTGATGAGGAGCTAGAACAGAATAAGGCATGGAATGAAGGGCGCATTCAAAAGCTGATTAGCCTCGCAAATGAGTATCCAGAAATTATATTCTCACTTTCAGTAGGGAATGAAGCTACGGTTGAATGGACTGATCATATGGTTCCTGTTGATCGAGTTATTCATTTTGTAGAAAGGGTAAAACAGGAGACGAGTCAGCCAGTTACCTTCTGTGAGAACTACTTAACCTGGCTACACAAATTAGAATCTCTGGTTGAAGTAGTAGATTTCATCTCTATTCATACCTATCCGGTTTGGGAGTATAAATCCATTGATGAGTCAATGGCATACACTAAAGAGAATTATTACTCAGTAGTTAATAAATATCCTCATAAGGAAGTGGTAATAACGGAAGCAGGGTGGACGACTAAATCGAATGGTAGAGGGATTGAGCCTCATAATGTGAATGAAGAATTCCAGAAGAAGTACTACGAGGACTTAATTCGATGGAGCTATAAAGAGGATGTGCTGACTTTTGTGTTCGAAGCTTTTGACGAACCCTGGAAAGGTTCCCCTGAGCCTCTCGAACCTGAGAAGCATTGGGGGCTTTTCAAAGTAGACAGAACTCCGAAGCTGGTTCTTCAGGAGTATTTTTGA
- a CDS encoding glycosyl hydrolase family 17: protein MKVLLFSLVTASLFLIMGCTQTETPPSKTAAEILGDPNYQAISYGAFRENTRDIVPTVEQIKEDLIILSALNIKVLRTYNTQQYPHAENILKAIKSLKEEDDSFEMYVMLGAWIEAKGSWTDTVIHDEENLENNTAEIDAAVRMAKEYPDIVKIIAVGNEAMVHWAATYFVTPDIILKWVNHLQDLKVKGELPADLWITSSDNFASWGGGGEEYLNDDLASLAAAVDFVSMHTYPFHDSHYNSAYWLSRSEEENLTDTERIDLAMIRARDYAKAQYQSVVDYVTGLGLDKPVHIGETGWASVSTDLYGSTGSKAADEYKQKLFHDHLREWTDAEGIACFYFEGFNEQWKDKLNPTGSENHFGLFTIDGKAKYVLWDVVDAGTFDGMTRDGNPITKTYDGNLDDLMDDVVAPEFEGQD from the coding sequence ATGAAAGTACTCCTCTTCTCACTAGTAACAGCCAGTTTATTTCTCATTATGGGATGTACACAAACTGAAACTCCCCCATCTAAAACAGCTGCCGAAATACTAGGTGATCCAAATTACCAAGCGATTTCCTATGGGGCTTTTCGGGAAAACACCAGGGATATTGTCCCTACGGTTGAACAGATTAAAGAAGATTTAATCATTCTTTCTGCTTTGAACATCAAGGTATTGAGAACTTACAATACCCAGCAGTACCCACATGCTGAGAATATCCTCAAAGCAATAAAATCACTAAAGGAAGAAGATGACTCTTTTGAAATGTATGTGATGTTGGGTGCGTGGATTGAAGCCAAAGGTTCCTGGACGGATACAGTTATTCATGATGAGGAAAACCTGGAGAATAATACTGCAGAGATAGATGCAGCAGTAAGAATGGCTAAAGAATATCCGGATATTGTGAAAATCATCGCCGTTGGTAACGAAGCAATGGTTCACTGGGCTGCTACTTATTTTGTTACCCCGGATATCATTCTTAAATGGGTGAATCATCTTCAAGACCTTAAAGTCAAAGGCGAGCTCCCTGCCGATCTCTGGATTACCAGTTCTGATAATTTCGCTTCCTGGGGTGGCGGTGGAGAAGAATATCTAAATGATGATCTTGCCAGTCTTGCTGCAGCCGTCGATTTTGTTTCCATGCACACTTACCCTTTTCATGATAGCCATTATAATAGTGCGTATTGGTTGAGCAGAAGCGAGGAGGAAAATCTTACTGATACAGAGCGAATTGATTTAGCCATGATCCGTGCCAGAGATTATGCAAAAGCTCAATACCAAAGTGTAGTAGATTATGTCACTGGGCTGGGACTAGATAAGCCCGTGCATATTGGTGAAACGGGCTGGGCTTCTGTTTCTACTGATCTGTATGGCTCAACAGGTTCAAAAGCAGCTGATGAGTACAAGCAAAAGCTCTTTCACGATCACTTAAGGGAATGGACTGATGCAGAAGGAATTGCCTGCTTCTATTTTGAAGGTTTTAATGAACAATGGAAGGACAAGCTAAATCCAACCGGTTCTGAAAATCATTTCGGATTATTTACTATTGATGGAAAGGCCAAATATGTACTTTGGGATGTAGTTGATGCGGGAACCTTTGATGGAATGACAAGAGATGGAAACCCTATCACTAAAACCTATGATGGCAACCTGGATGACTTAATGGATGATGTCGTCGCTCCGGAGTTTGAGGGTCAGGATTAA
- a CDS encoding glycosyl hydrolase yields the protein MSYKKENRFALLRAIGTVEADENLPALFRETLESGMHGIGFSAYTEGQEPGDQLSEGQIRRRMEILKPYTKWVRSFSCTDGNELIPQIAHENGLKTMVGAWLGTDADKNEREIESLISLAKAGHVDIAAVGNEVLYRGDLSLEELLGFIHRVKEAIPNIPVGYVDAYYEFSSHPEIVDATDVILANCYPYWEGCHIDYSLLYMKDMFNQAVRAAKGKRVIISETGWPNKGESFKDSHPSDVNFMRYFINTQIWSANEDIEIFYFSSFDEPWKVGAEGDVGAYWGLWDKDENLKF from the coding sequence ATGTCATATAAAAAGGAAAATAGGTTTGCTCTGTTAAGAGCAATTGGTACAGTTGAAGCAGATGAAAATCTGCCTGCATTATTCAGAGAAACTCTGGAATCAGGAATGCACGGGATCGGATTTAGTGCCTATACAGAGGGGCAGGAGCCTGGTGATCAGCTTTCGGAAGGACAAATTCGGCGCCGGATGGAAATCCTGAAGCCCTATACAAAATGGGTACGATCGTTTTCTTGTACCGATGGCAATGAATTAATCCCTCAAATTGCTCACGAAAATGGTTTAAAAACCATGGTTGGAGCTTGGCTGGGTACAGATGCTGACAAAAATGAACGTGAAATTGAGTCATTAATCTCACTAGCAAAAGCTGGTCATGTTGATATCGCAGCAGTTGGAAACGAAGTTTTATACCGTGGTGATCTAAGTCTGGAAGAATTATTAGGCTTTATACATAGAGTTAAGGAAGCCATTCCCAACATACCTGTGGGCTATGTAGACGCTTATTATGAATTTTCAAGCCACCCGGAAATCGTTGATGCCACAGATGTAATTCTGGCTAATTGCTACCCTTATTGGGAAGGCTGCCATATTGATTATTCTCTGCTTTATATGAAGGACATGTTCAACCAGGCAGTACGGGCAGCCAAAGGAAAAAGAGTTATAATCTCCGAAACTGGTTGGCCAAATAAAGGAGAGTCTTTTAAGGATTCACACCCTTCGGATGTGAATTTTATGAGGTATTTCATTAATACTCAGATATGGTCAGCCAATGAAGATATCGAGATCTTCTACTTTTCTTCATTCGACGAACCCTGGAAAGTGGGAGCCGAAGGAGATGTTGGTGCATATTGGGGGTTATGGGATAAAGATGAAAACCTTAAATTCTGA